CGCATGTAACATCGTCATTTTCGGCCCCATCAATCGAAAGTCAGCGCCCGCTGCCAGCGCTCGCGAGGCGCAATGCATCACGTATTCATGAGAGACGTCACTGTAGGCGAAGACGACCTGGTCCACATCTAGCTCGCAGATCAGGCGTTCCAGGTCAGCCTCTGCATAGATTGGGATGCCTTCAGGGTAGCGGTCTCCCGCCAGTTGAGGCGGATAGCGCCGTCCTTCGATATTCGGGATCTGGGCCGCGGTGAAGGCCACGACGAGATAGCGTGGGTCATCGCGAAAGCAAACGTTGAAGTTATGGAAATCGCGTCCGGCCGCGCCCATGATGAGGACGCGGATGGGCCGTGCGGCGTCTCTCGTCATCGAAAGCCTTGGGCCTGACCGCATTTACGCCTTAGCAGGGGCGGTCTCGCTGATGTAACTAGGGCGGGGGCGATACACCACGCGCGCAAGCAGGATGCCAAACTCGTACAAAAGGAGCAAAGGGGCCATTACCAGCATCATGTTAAAGGGATCTGGGGTGGGGGTGATGATAGCGGCTAAGATGGCAATGATCACGATAGCGTATCGGCGTCCATTGCGCAATCTCTTTGGGCTGATGAACCCCAGCCGGGCTAGGAAGGCAATGGCTAGCGGGGTCTCGAAGGCGACACCGATAGCCAGGGTAAAGTTGGTCACAAAACTGATATAGTAATCAATCGAGTAATTCGGCTGGATCAGGTCGCTGAGAAAGGTCTGTAGGTAGCTCAACGTGAAAGGCAACATGACAAAGGCGCCGAACCCCACCCCAAGGGCGAAGAGGATCGTTGCGGCCGGCACGATGTACATGAGGATGCGCTTTTCCTCTTTCGTGAGGCCGGGCGCAATGAAGGCCATGATCTCGTAAAAGATGACCGGCATAGCCAAGACCATGCCCAAGATGAGGGCGACCTTGAAGAAGACCATAATGTTCTCGGCTGGCCTCAGAGATTGCACCCTACCCGATGCTCCCAGGGGTATCAGCAGCAGCTCTAGGAAGCGGCGCGCGAAGAAGACGCCGACGAAGATCCCGACGACCAGCGCTAGACAGGCCTTGATCAGCCGATCGCGCAGCTCCATCAAGTGCTCGACAACGGTCATCCGCAGTTCGGTATCCTCTGACATAGCTACTCCGCAGAAGAAAGGTGAGGCTCGGAGGGCAACACCTTCGACGCACCTGGCAGCTCGCCTTTCGCCTCGACAGACAGGATCGGCCCATTCGAGGACGCTCTCGTCTCGACTGCCATGGGCGCGTCTGACGCCTCAGTCGGATAAGCGGGAGCGGCCTCAGTAGGCAGCTCCGATAACGTCGGAGTAACAGACTTATCCTGAACGTTCTGCGGGAGTTCTCCCCCTGAAGTAGTGATCGCTTCCGGCTTTGGGGTAGCAGTCTCTTCCGATGAACCGACTTTCTCTGGAAGGTTGACCGGCCCAGTGGACTTTTCAGGCCCACTGGTTGTCTGAGCAGCGACACTAGAAGGCGATTGCTCTCCGGCGGAGGCCGTTAAGGCGGATGGCGGCGCTGGCCTGATTGCGGTTGTCGGCGGTTGCGGTTTTTCGGCAGCCTTCTGCCCAGTCTTCAATGTTCCGGTCAGCTCACTTTGAATCTCTTGTAAGGGCGCGAGCTCCTCTTGGAACTCCCGGGTGATCTCAGACGACATGCGGCGTAGCTCACCCACTACGCGCCCGATCTGCCGCATGATCTCTGGCAACTTCTCCGGGCCGATGAAGATCAGTGCCAGGATGGCGATCAGGACCACTTCCCAGGGTCCAACACCGAAGATGTTCATGATTTTCTCCTAAGCCTCTGAGACCTCGGAGGCTTTTGTCTTCGAGATCAGTTGTGCCAGGCCTGCCTGGCCCTTTTCATCTACCACAGAGCCTAAAACGCCGTTCACAAAGCGGGGACTAGATTCACTGCCAAACATCTTGGCCAACTCGATCGCCTCGTTAATGGCTACCTTTAAAGGAGTGTCGTCCCCGGCTGCGATCTCATACAGCGCCATCCGTAGAATGTTACGATCTATAGCCGCCATTTGCTCGATGGGCCATTCTGGCGCGTAGTGGGCGATGATCTGGTCTAGAACCTGGCGATTCGCCAAAACGCCAAACAGGAGACGTTGGGCAAAGGCCTGGCCGGCCGGAGGCAGGCTAGTGTGGCTAAGCCGCTCTTGCAACACAGCAGAAGGGTCATGACCGGCCAGATCAATCTCAAACAACGATTGCAATACGACCACGCGCGCCCGTCGTCTCACCTTCACGGCTCGCTCCTGTGTGCTCAGAGGGGATTGGAATATTCACGCGTTTTAGCGCCCAGATGGACGGCTTGGACGAGATAGATCCCTCGAGCTAGAAGCGAGTTCGGAGGTCGAAGCGAACTCGACGCCATCTATGTGAACGTTCACCTGGCGCACCATCATGCCCACCATATCTTGGATGGCACGGGCGATCTCACGCTGAAGCGTCTCACCGAGCTCACGCATGTTAACACTGGCATCAGCGATGATGTACAAATCCACTGCAACGCTATCGTCCGCAATATCCAGGTGCACCCCTTCAGCAGTATCGGCGCGCCCCCACAACCGTCCTAGCGGTGGAAACGCGGGAGCCATCCGCCGCACGCCCGGCTGTGACAGCGCTGTGAGCCGTACAATCGTGGTCAACACTTCGGGAGCGATGATGACCTTACCCAGCTTCTCTTCCATGGCTAACACATCGCCAAACCCCCATCCACGTGAAGCACATGTCCCGTGATGAAAGAAGCGTCGTCAGAGGCTAGAAAGGCGACCGCTGCCGCCACCTCTTCGGGCCGCCCCATCCGCTTCAAGGGTGTCTGCTCGATGATGGCCTGTTTGAGCTCCTCAGGCAAGACCTCTGTCAATGCCGTCGGGA
Above is a window of Anaerolineae bacterium DNA encoding:
- the tatB gene encoding Sec-independent protein translocase protein TatB codes for the protein MNIFGVGPWEVVLIAILALIFIGPEKLPEIMRQIGRVVGELRRMSSEITREFQEELAPLQEIQSELTGTLKTGQKAAEKPQPPTTAIRPAPPSALTASAGEQSPSSVAAQTTSGPEKSTGPVNLPEKVGSSEETATPKPEAITTSGGELPQNVQDKSVTPTLSELPTEAAPAYPTEASDAPMAVETRASSNGPILSVEAKGELPGASKVLPSEPHLSSAE
- a CDS encoding Asp23/Gls24 family envelope stress response protein, which produces MEEKLGKVIIAPEVLTTIVRLTALSQPGVRRMAPAFPPLGRLWGRADTAEGVHLDIADDSVAVDLYIIADASVNMRELGETLQREIARAIQDMVGMMVRQVNVHIDGVEFASTSELASSSRDLSRPSRPSGR
- the tatC gene encoding twin-arginine translocase subunit TatC produces the protein MSEDTELRMTVVEHLMELRDRLIKACLALVVGIFVGVFFARRFLELLLIPLGASGRVQSLRPAENIMVFFKVALILGMVLAMPVIFYEIMAFIAPGLTKEEKRILMYIVPAATILFALGVGFGAFVMLPFTLSYLQTFLSDLIQPNYSIDYYISFVTNFTLAIGVAFETPLAIAFLARLGFISPKRLRNGRRYAIVIIAILAAIITPTPDPFNMMLVMAPLLLLYEFGILLARVVYRPRPSYISETAPAKA
- the nusB gene encoding transcription antitermination factor NusB, with protein sequence MKVRRRARVVVLQSLFEIDLAGHDPSAVLQERLSHTSLPPAGQAFAQRLLFGVLANRQVLDQIIAHYAPEWPIEQMAAIDRNILRMALYEIAAGDDTPLKVAINEAIELAKMFGSESSPRFVNGVLGSVVDEKGQAGLAQLISKTKASEVSEA